In Devosia sp. 1566, a single genomic region encodes these proteins:
- a CDS encoding helix-turn-helix domain-containing protein produces MTQTKFRCGLEAVLEILGGKWKPLILFHLASGAKRTGQLRGLVTNVSEKMLIQHLKELTNDGIIRRIDFRTVPPHVEYELTEFGQSLARVLAPLCEWGTQHDGEISVIVQKRTLAADAA; encoded by the coding sequence ATGACCCAAACCAAGTTCAGATGCGGCCTGGAAGCGGTGCTGGAAATTCTGGGCGGCAAGTGGAAGCCGCTTATCCTGTTCCATCTAGCCAGTGGCGCGAAGCGCACAGGACAGTTGCGCGGCCTTGTCACCAATGTGAGCGAGAAGATGCTGATCCAGCATCTCAAGGAGCTGACCAATGACGGCATTATTCGCCGCATTGATTTCCGGACGGTCCCCCCGCATGTCGAATACGAATTGACCGAGTTTGGCCAGAGCTTGGCTCGTGTTCTGGCGCCGCTGTGCGAATGGGGAACACAGCATGACGGTGAAATCTCGGTTATCGTACAAAAGCGGACACTTGCGGCAGACGCGGCATAG
- a CDS encoding GntR family transcriptional regulator, which produces MAKAQPADNKPYYQIVREALHANIRTGKLPAGTRLLVSAVADRLGVSRPPVKRALDLLAAEGVITPLSSQGYVVGAGGAGESTTRTNLHGLALDLPAELGSNLGQASWERIFAAVETDIMNCIPFGTFQISEAGIGDYFDVSRTVVRDVLSRLDARGLIDKDRSSHWIAGPFSARMLDDAHEVRRLLEPGAIAAAQPHLDSGMLSKARADIAAVLEGSVPLTQAVLGKLEADLHVEALRAGRNKQLARAVQLSQLSLVINRLFETYIGLHEETNLLREHALVFDHLLLGDGAGAAMALRHHLDADHARARARLKVLSVFDAAAIAPYLTRIH; this is translated from the coding sequence ATGGCTAAAGCACAACCTGCCGACAACAAACCTTATTACCAGATCGTTCGGGAGGCACTTCACGCCAATATCCGGACGGGCAAGTTACCCGCTGGGACCCGGCTGCTGGTTTCGGCAGTGGCCGACCGGTTGGGCGTGAGCCGCCCGCCCGTAAAGCGGGCCTTGGACCTGTTGGCGGCTGAAGGGGTGATCACCCCGCTGAGTTCGCAAGGCTATGTGGTCGGCGCCGGGGGTGCTGGAGAAAGCACGACGCGCACCAATCTGCACGGCCTGGCACTGGACCTACCAGCCGAACTTGGGAGCAATCTGGGGCAAGCCAGTTGGGAGCGCATCTTTGCGGCCGTCGAGACCGACATCATGAACTGCATTCCCTTCGGCACTTTCCAGATTTCGGAGGCCGGGATCGGGGATTATTTCGATGTCAGCCGCACCGTGGTACGCGACGTGCTTTCGCGCCTCGATGCGCGAGGGCTGATAGACAAGGACCGCAGTTCCCACTGGATTGCCGGCCCGTTCAGCGCCCGCATGCTCGATGATGCCCATGAAGTGCGCCGGCTGCTGGAGCCCGGAGCAATTGCCGCCGCGCAGCCGCACCTGGATAGCGGCATGCTGAGCAAAGCGCGTGCCGATATCGCAGCGGTGCTGGAGGGATCAGTGCCCCTCACCCAGGCCGTGCTCGGCAAGCTCGAAGCGGACCTGCATGTGGAAGCGCTGCGGGCCGGCCGAAACAAGCAACTGGCGCGGGCGGTGCAGCTGTCGCAGCTTTCGCTCGTTATCAATCGCCTGTTCGAGACCTATATCGGGCTGCACGAGGAAACCAATCTTTTGCGCGAGCATGCGCTGGTGTTTGATCATCTGCTGCTTGGCGACGGCGCTGGGGCAGCGATGGCGCTGCGTCACCATCTCGATGCGGACCATGCGCGAGCCCGGGCCCGGCTTAAAGTGCTTTCGGTGTTTGATGCCGCCGCGATCGCGCCCTATCTCACCCGCATTCACTAA
- the gntA gene encoding guanitoxin biosynthesis heme-dependent pre-guanitoxin N-hydroxylase GntA: MLFDSERALEEFIRDPSFPCVGAKSALGKDQLTTYVARSLDSAWNDVEIQDQLMRFAWRYQEHPTLFTSFAVIFEGPDDLDEARFERHMWERIQSLTAKDSWRGQTSDPRVSADPDDPHFSLSFGGQGFFVVGLHPGASRPARRFAYPAMIFNLHDQFEALRAQNRYEKLRGSILERDLELAGSINPMLARHGTVSEARQYSGRKVPDGWSCPYHREEIPAAADPLGEMEHS; this comes from the coding sequence ATGCTTTTCGACTCTGAACGTGCCTTGGAAGAGTTTATCCGGGATCCATCCTTTCCCTGCGTTGGCGCCAAGTCCGCCTTGGGAAAAGACCAGTTGACCACTTATGTGGCTCGCAGCCTCGACAGCGCCTGGAACGATGTCGAGATCCAGGACCAGCTCATGCGGTTCGCCTGGCGCTATCAAGAACATCCCACGCTGTTTACGAGCTTTGCGGTGATCTTCGAGGGCCCCGATGACCTGGATGAAGCGCGGTTCGAGCGGCACATGTGGGAGCGCATCCAGTCGCTGACCGCAAAGGACAGCTGGCGCGGACAAACATCGGACCCACGCGTCAGTGCAGACCCCGATGATCCGCATTTCTCGCTGAGTTTCGGCGGCCAGGGGTTCTTTGTGGTGGGCCTGCATCCCGGGGCCAGCCGCCCGGCCCGCCGCTTTGCTTATCCGGCCATGATCTTCAACCTGCATGATCAGTTCGAAGCCTTGCGCGCGCAGAACCGCTACGAGAAGCTGCGCGGCTCGATCCTGGAGCGTGATCTGGAACTTGCGGGCAGCATCAACCCAATGCTGGCTCGCCACGGCACCGTTTCCGAAGCCAGGCAATATAGCGGCCGCAAAGTGCCCGATGGCTGGAGCTGTCCTTATCATCGCGAGGAAATTCCAGCCGCGGCCGACCCTTTGGGCGAAATGGAGCATTCCTGA
- a CDS encoding LysR family transcriptional regulator, with product MRRQDLSDLLAFQAVAEEQSFTRGAKRLGLSQATLSQTISKLEQRLGFRLLARTTRSVRATEAGQRLLDTLRPALAELEAEIEALAGLSDTPSGTIRLTTIRFPAKSLVLPALEAFRMAYPRVKVEIFADDAFADIVAGGFDAGIRFGHQVEQDMVAVPIGPDARAAVVATPDYFARYRVPKDPWDLARHDCINFRMASAGNIARWHFSQGGRPLDVTVDGTLVVNDGDTLEAAALAGYGLAYVFEDQVADHLSSGRLVRCLEDWCPPSPGYHLYYPSRRQRTPALVALVDMLRYRP from the coding sequence ATGAGACGCCAAGACTTGAGCGACCTCCTTGCCTTCCAGGCTGTCGCCGAAGAGCAGAGCTTTACGCGGGGCGCCAAGCGCCTTGGCTTGTCGCAAGCGACGCTCAGTCAAACGATCAGCAAGCTTGAGCAACGCCTTGGCTTCAGGCTTTTGGCGCGCACAACGCGCAGCGTTCGGGCCACCGAGGCGGGACAGCGCTTGCTCGACACGCTTAGACCGGCACTCGCCGAGCTTGAAGCAGAGATCGAGGCGCTCGCGGGGTTAAGCGATACGCCATCTGGCACCATCCGCCTGACCACCATCCGCTTTCCCGCCAAGTCCCTGGTCCTGCCAGCCCTCGAGGCGTTCCGGATGGCTTATCCCCGGGTGAAGGTGGAGATATTCGCCGACGACGCCTTTGCCGATATCGTCGCCGGCGGTTTTGATGCCGGGATCCGGTTTGGCCACCAGGTTGAACAGGACATGGTGGCGGTGCCGATCGGGCCGGACGCCCGCGCTGCGGTCGTAGCGACACCGGACTATTTCGCCCGTTATCGGGTTCCCAAGGACCCCTGGGATCTCGCCCGCCACGATTGCATCAACTTCCGCATGGCGAGCGCTGGCAACATCGCCAGGTGGCACTTCTCGCAAGGCGGGCGCCCCCTCGACGTCACGGTGGACGGCACCCTGGTGGTCAACGACGGGGACACTCTGGAGGCAGCCGCTTTGGCCGGATACGGGCTGGCTTATGTTTTCGAGGATCAAGTGGCCGATCATCTCAGCAGCGGGCGGCTCGTGCGGTGTCTCGAGGATTGGTGCCCGCCTTCGCCGGGCTACCATCTTTACTATCCATCGCGGCGGCAACGGACCCCCGCACTGGTCGCCCTGGTCGACATGCTGCGTTACCGCCCCTGA
- a CDS encoding aldehyde dehydrogenase family protein: protein MVIDGVPCDAQSGRVFERDSPGHRGKVVGVWPAGGPADAALAISAARRAFDDGPWPRMSGAERSTILHRVAAGILADLDELALIECLETGKPLSQARGEIGYCADLWTYAAGQCRGLEGDTHNSIGENRLGLVLREPAGVVGIITPWNFPFIIVSERVPWALGAGCTVVVKPSEFTSGTTIRLAEIALQAGLPPGVFNVITGYGPEVGQVLAEDPRVDVLAFTGSVRVGTALASIAAGGVKRVGLELGGKGPQIVFADADLEAAADGIAYGVYHNAGQCCISGSRLIVANAIRPALLERLLDISRRLPFGDPLGATTRFGAMVSQQHTEKVSSYVAAGVAEGAELLLGGDMVDAKSGNFFAPTVFDRVRPDMRIAQEEIFGPVLATIGFDTPEEAVALANGTPFGLSASVWSRDLETAIQTTRKLRAGRCWINSVIDGTPELPIGGYKKSGTGRELGRYGFDEYSQFKGLHMTLGRGQPWFEH, encoded by the coding sequence ATGGTGATCGATGGCGTGCCTTGCGATGCTCAGTCGGGCAGGGTTTTTGAGCGGGACAGCCCAGGCCACCGGGGCAAAGTTGTAGGCGTGTGGCCCGCGGGTGGCCCAGCAGACGCTGCTTTGGCTATCAGCGCTGCCCGTCGGGCTTTCGACGATGGTCCCTGGCCGCGCATGAGCGGAGCGGAGCGCTCAACCATCTTGCACCGCGTGGCCGCAGGGATCTTGGCTGATCTAGACGAGTTGGCGCTGATCGAATGCCTCGAAACGGGCAAGCCGCTGAGCCAGGCGCGTGGGGAGATCGGATACTGCGCTGATTTGTGGACCTATGCGGCTGGTCAATGCCGCGGCCTTGAGGGGGACACCCACAATTCAATCGGCGAAAACCGACTGGGACTCGTGCTGCGCGAACCTGCTGGGGTGGTTGGCATTATTACCCCGTGGAATTTTCCATTCATTATCGTGTCCGAGCGCGTTCCGTGGGCGCTGGGTGCGGGCTGCACCGTTGTCGTGAAGCCCAGCGAATTCACCTCTGGCACCACAATTCGTTTGGCCGAGATTGCCCTCCAAGCTGGGCTGCCCCCCGGTGTGTTCAACGTCATAACCGGATACGGCCCCGAAGTCGGACAGGTCCTGGCGGAAGATCCGCGAGTGGACGTTCTGGCCTTTACTGGATCGGTTCGGGTCGGCACCGCCTTGGCGAGCATTGCCGCTGGTGGTGTCAAGCGAGTGGGCCTGGAACTGGGTGGCAAGGGACCGCAGATCGTCTTTGCCGATGCGGACCTTGAGGCTGCGGCCGACGGAATCGCCTATGGCGTCTACCACAATGCCGGCCAATGCTGCATTTCCGGCAGCCGCCTTATCGTTGCCAATGCCATCCGCCCGGCGCTGCTGGAGCGCCTACTCGACATTTCACGGCGCCTGCCCTTTGGCGATCCCCTTGGCGCAACCACACGATTTGGCGCCATGGTTTCTCAGCAGCATACCGAGAAAGTTTCAAGCTATGTGGCGGCCGGTGTGGCCGAAGGGGCCGAATTGCTGCTCGGCGGCGACATGGTCGATGCCAAGTCGGGCAATTTCTTTGCCCCGACCGTGTTCGACCGGGTGCGCCCAGACATGCGCATTGCCCAAGAGGAGATCTTTGGACCCGTTCTGGCAACCATAGGTTTTGACACGCCCGAGGAAGCCGTTGCCCTTGCTAATGGGACCCCTTTTGGGCTGTCGGCCAGCGTCTGGTCGCGCGACCTTGAGACCGCGATTCAGACCACGCGCAAGCTGCGGGCGGGCCGCTGCTGGATCAACTCCGTTATCGACGGAACACCCGAACTGCCGATCGGTGGCTACAAAAAGAGCGGCACTGGCCGGGAACTCGGCCGCTATGGCTTTGACGAATATTCCCAGTTCAAGGGTCTGCATATGACCCTTGGACGCGGGCAACCGTGGTTCGAGCACTGA
- a CDS encoding NUDIX domain-containing protein, translating into MKPDLVQRPSARLLVVDPSGCLLLFRFVHRSGALAGRTFWATPGGAVDEGESFEQAARRELDEETGLILEVGQEVGQRRTTFPLASGQMVEADERYFLVRAPSQDISRQGWTDLEREVMAEHRWWSHKELATTSEQVFPEDLLDYLRAAGVA; encoded by the coding sequence ATGAAACCTGATCTCGTTCAGCGCCCTTCAGCGCGGCTCCTGGTTGTCGATCCCAGCGGTTGCCTGCTGTTGTTTCGCTTCGTGCACCGTTCGGGCGCGCTGGCCGGGCGAACTTTTTGGGCGACGCCGGGCGGCGCAGTGGACGAGGGCGAGAGCTTCGAACAGGCCGCCCGGCGCGAACTCGATGAAGAAACTGGCCTGATCCTGGAGGTAGGGCAGGAGGTGGGCCAGCGCAGAACCACATTCCCCCTGGCCTCGGGTCAGATGGTCGAAGCCGATGAGCGATATTTCCTGGTTCGGGCGCCGAGCCAGGACATCTCGCGGCAAGGTTGGACCGATCTCGAGCGCGAAGTGATGGCGGAGCATCGCTGGTGGAGCCACAAGGAGCTTGCCACAACAAGCGAGCAGGTGTTTCCCGAGGACCTCCTCGACTACCTCCGGGCTGCCGGCGTTGCTTGA
- a CDS encoding ATP-binding cassette domain-containing protein, with protein sequence MSLLALHNINKSFGPLKALTDLSFEVGHSEVVGLLGDNGAGKSTTVNMISGIHQPSSGYISVEGQRHDFTCRRDSAEAGIETIYQNTALVDCLSISRNIFLGRELTDRFGFLDLKRMREIAMQVLESAVHISGIYSPDKLVGDLSGGQKQAVAIARAVFFKRRVLLLDEPTSALSVRETEALLHQVLELKAEGVSSVLVTHNLYHAYQVCDRFVIMSHGTKVCDVAKADTTIEELTQHVVLT encoded by the coding sequence ATGAGCCTGTTGGCCCTGCACAATATCAACAAGTCCTTTGGACCCCTCAAGGCGCTGACCGATCTCAGCTTTGAAGTCGGGCATAGTGAGGTTGTGGGCCTGCTTGGCGATAACGGCGCGGGCAAGTCGACCACGGTCAACATGATCTCGGGCATCCACCAGCCGAGTTCGGGCTATATCTCGGTGGAGGGGCAGCGGCACGACTTTACCTGCCGGCGCGACTCCGCCGAGGCGGGCATTGAAACCATTTACCAGAACACCGCTCTGGTGGATTGCCTGTCCATCTCACGCAACATCTTTCTGGGACGTGAACTCACTGACCGCTTTGGGTTTCTTGACCTCAAACGCATGCGCGAGATTGCCATGCAAGTGCTTGAAAGCGCCGTGCATATTTCGGGTATCTACAGTCCGGACAAGCTGGTGGGCGATCTCTCGGGCGGGCAGAAACAAGCGGTCGCAATTGCTCGCGCCGTGTTCTTCAAACGGCGGGTCCTTCTCCTCGATGAGCCCACCTCGGCGCTTTCCGTGCGTGAAACCGAAGCCCTCCTGCATCAGGTGCTTGAGCTCAAGGCAGAAGGGGTCTCGAGCGTGCTCGTGACCCACAACCTCTACCACGCCTATCAGGTCTGTGACCGCTTCGTGATCATGAGCCACGGCACCAAGGTTTGTGACGTGGCCAAGGCCGACACCACCATCGAGGAACTGACGCAGCATGTGGTGCTGACATGA
- a CDS encoding SDR family oxidoreductase: MSLSSTALVTGASSGIGAAYARRLAARGHDLILVARRAERLEQLAAELISSYGISARPLVADLATDDGITRVAEVLASDTSIDMLVNNAGLTHIGGTAELSSEGISTMLSLNVSALTRLTHAALPGFIARNRGTIINISSVLAFQALPLSSIYAGTKAFVLLFTSGLQQELKDTPIQVQAVLPAGVATEIYDGSIMPLDQIPAELIMSADTMVDAAMAGLDSGEDVTLPSVADIELWHRYAATSQALFAASQTGSPAPRYRV; encoded by the coding sequence ATGTCCCTTTCCAGCACTGCTCTTGTTACCGGAGCGTCCTCCGGCATCGGAGCTGCCTATGCGCGCCGATTAGCAGCCCGTGGGCACGACCTCATCCTTGTCGCGCGCCGCGCCGAACGGCTCGAGCAGTTGGCCGCCGAACTCATCAGCAGCTACGGCATCAGCGCACGACCACTGGTTGCCGACCTCGCCACCGACGACGGCATCACACGGGTGGCCGAAGTTCTGGCGTCCGATACGTCTATAGACATGCTGGTCAACAATGCAGGCCTGACCCACATCGGGGGCACGGCCGAGCTGTCGTCCGAGGGGATCAGCACCATGTTGTCGCTGAACGTGTCCGCGCTCACGCGTCTCACTCACGCCGCCCTGCCTGGCTTCATTGCCCGCAACCGCGGGACAATCATCAATATCAGCTCGGTCCTGGCATTCCAGGCTTTGCCCCTCTCCTCCATCTATGCCGGAACCAAGGCTTTCGTCTTGCTGTTCACGAGCGGACTGCAGCAGGAGCTCAAGGACACACCCATCCAGGTGCAGGCAGTGCTGCCCGCCGGTGTCGCCACCGAGATTTACGATGGCTCGATCATGCCGCTCGACCAAATCCCGGCAGAACTGATCATGAGCGCAGATACGATGGTCGACGCGGCTATGGCCGGTCTGGATAGCGGCGAAGATGTCACCTTGCCGTCAGTGGCGGACATCGAGCTCTGGCACCGATACGCCGCAACCTCCCAGGCACTGTTCGCCGCCAGTCAGACCGGCTCCCCCGCGCCTCGTTACCGCGTTTAA
- a CDS encoding alkene reductase, whose translation MTESNPVLLRPIRLGDLELPNRIVMAPMTRARTNNPELVPNALQAQYYAQRASAGLILTEGTWPSRDGVGFINVPGLYTQQQAEGWRRVTDAVHEAGGRIFVQLGHTGPSSHPDMLDGALPLAPSAVNPGVQTFTNAGFQETVTPRAMDLSDIARTVDDFAKSARLAQIAGFDGVELHGISTFLIPAFLYETVNFRTDDYGGSVENRARLPLEIIDALADAWAPGRVGIKLSPGLTGVGKFVAGAETLKTFEHLVSQLSERNLAYLHLMNPISNLAGTPVEALGADIAKHFRPLYSGPLIANGGYSFETGNALINNGFADAIAFGAPFISNPDLVERFATGASLSPSDRETYYGGGAAGYVDYPRAAEAVMAV comes from the coding sequence ATGACCGAGTCAAACCCTGTCCTTTTGCGCCCAATCCGTTTGGGCGATCTCGAACTCCCCAACCGCATCGTGATGGCGCCAATGACCCGTGCGCGGACCAACAATCCTGAACTGGTCCCCAATGCGCTTCAAGCCCAGTACTACGCCCAGCGCGCGTCGGCGGGCCTCATTTTGACCGAGGGGACCTGGCCCAGCCGCGATGGGGTGGGCTTCATAAATGTGCCCGGACTTTACACGCAGCAGCAGGCCGAAGGCTGGCGTCGCGTCACCGATGCCGTTCATGAAGCGGGCGGGCGGATTTTCGTCCAGCTCGGTCATACCGGCCCTTCGTCGCACCCTGATATGCTGGACGGCGCACTGCCACTTGCCCCATCGGCGGTGAACCCTGGTGTGCAGACGTTTACCAATGCCGGCTTTCAGGAAACCGTAACGCCCAGAGCCATGGACCTCAGCGATATCGCCCGCACGGTGGACGACTTCGCCAAATCCGCTCGTTTGGCGCAGATTGCCGGTTTCGATGGAGTTGAACTGCATGGCATCAGCACCTTTCTGATCCCGGCCTTCCTCTACGAAACCGTCAATTTCAGAACGGATGACTATGGCGGCTCGGTCGAAAACCGGGCGCGGCTCCCGCTGGAAATTATCGACGCCCTGGCCGATGCCTGGGCTCCTGGTCGGGTTGGCATCAAGCTCAGCCCAGGCTTGACTGGCGTCGGCAAGTTCGTTGCGGGAGCCGAAACCCTGAAGACCTTTGAGCATCTGGTTAGCCAGTTGTCAGAGCGCAATCTGGCCTACTTGCACCTCATGAACCCGATCAGCAATCTGGCAGGCACGCCGGTGGAAGCTCTTGGAGCCGATATTGCCAAGCATTTCCGGCCCCTTTACTCCGGCCCGCTGATCGCCAATGGCGGCTATAGCTTCGAAACCGGCAATGCTTTGATCAACAATGGCTTTGCCGATGCCATTGCCTTTGGCGCTCCGTTTATCTCGAACCCGGACCTGGTCGAACGCTTCGCTACCGGGGCAAGCCTGAGCCCGAGTGATCGCGAAACGTATTATGGCGGCGGAGCCGCTGGATATGTCGATTACCCCAGGGCTGCCGAAGCTGTCATGGCTGTGTGA
- a CDS encoding ABC transporter permease, with translation MSMPAGAILLVFVVVQLACIIAGLLLPDTFRYLSPQNMGIMMRSVPVLGCLALGAGVLMIAGEFDLSIGSVYTLTAVVMAVLVGHGVDAFLAAPVGLLVGAAIGLGNGALTLRFNLPSFIVTLGGLLFWRGAVLLINGAVQVRFDPNPVFQAMFGGTALGINAAFIWFVGLCLVFWAMLHRHRFGNHVFATGGNRSAATAIGVNTARVKLMAFALAGFMAAFAGILATTRVGSVQPGQGAGLELQAIAACVIGGLSLRGGRGSILGVFLGVMLIFTITDVLLLMRAPGFYLDMFIATLIVVASIFNHGLDRRGASI, from the coding sequence CTGTCGATGCCTGCAGGTGCGATTCTGCTGGTGTTTGTTGTTGTGCAACTCGCCTGCATCATCGCCGGACTTTTGTTGCCTGACACCTTCCGCTACCTGTCGCCGCAGAACATGGGCATCATGATGCGCTCGGTCCCCGTACTGGGTTGCCTGGCGCTTGGCGCCGGTGTGCTGATGATCGCCGGGGAGTTCGATCTGTCCATCGGTTCGGTCTACACGTTGACCGCCGTGGTCATGGCGGTGCTGGTGGGCCATGGCGTGGACGCCTTTCTTGCCGCCCCTGTCGGCCTGCTGGTCGGTGCTGCGATCGGGTTGGGCAATGGAGCGCTGACGCTGCGCTTCAATCTGCCATCCTTTATTGTTACCCTTGGTGGCTTGTTGTTCTGGCGGGGCGCGGTGCTGCTGATCAACGGCGCCGTGCAGGTGCGCTTTGATCCCAATCCGGTGTTCCAGGCCATGTTTGGCGGCACAGCACTCGGCATCAACGCCGCATTTATCTGGTTTGTCGGGCTCTGCCTGGTGTTCTGGGCCATGCTGCACCGGCACCGTTTCGGCAATCATGTGTTCGCGACAGGCGGCAATCGCTCGGCAGCAACAGCGATCGGCGTCAACACCGCCCGGGTCAAGCTGATGGCCTTCGCCCTTGCCGGCTTCATGGCCGCTTTTGCCGGTATCCTCGCGACCACCCGCGTTGGTAGCGTGCAACCGGGACAGGGAGCCGGGCTGGAGCTGCAGGCGATCGCCGCTTGCGTCATCGGTGGGCTATCCCTACGCGGTGGACGCGGCTCGATCCTGGGCGTGTTCCTCGGGGTGATGCTGATCTTCACCATTACCGACGTGCTGCTGCTGATGCGCGCGCCTGGTTTTTATCTCGACATGTTCATCGCCACGCTGATCGTGGTGGCCTCGATCTTCAACCATGGGCTCGATCGCCGGGGAGCTTCCATATGA
- a CDS encoding substrate-binding domain-containing protein — translation MKLTKFKCALLGGCALFASLGGAMAQDQEPVKATMIIYLDPSVQFFNPVVKGAQDAAAAFNVDLDVQYANNDPVRQNDLIETAAATGVDGIAVSISSSDAFDDSICAAVEAGIVVIGFNNDDLEGGDGNCRQAYVGMDEFASGYELGNRMIEEFGLKEGDTVFNPREIPEASFAVARGGGIEKAMGEHGITVETVRAGLDPAEAQNIMAQALIANPNIKAVFGTGSVTSTVGAGAIRDAGVDVPFGGFDLAIEIADAVETGAMFATMDQQPYLQGYYPIAQIAMAKRYGLTPTDVDTGQGAFLDQGRIGAVKPLIGTYR, via the coding sequence ATGAAACTGACCAAGTTTAAGTGCGCCTTGCTGGGAGGCTGCGCCCTGTTCGCCAGCCTAGGAGGAGCAATGGCGCAGGATCAGGAGCCGGTTAAGGCGACCATGATCATCTATCTCGATCCGAGCGTGCAGTTTTTCAATCCCGTGGTCAAAGGCGCGCAAGACGCCGCAGCCGCGTTCAATGTTGATCTGGACGTGCAATATGCCAACAACGACCCAGTGCGCCAGAATGATCTGATCGAAACGGCCGCGGCCACGGGCGTGGATGGGATCGCCGTGTCCATCTCCAGTTCGGATGCATTCGACGACAGCATTTGCGCGGCAGTCGAAGCCGGCATCGTGGTGATCGGTTTTAATAATGACGACCTGGAAGGCGGCGATGGCAATTGCCGGCAGGCCTATGTTGGCATGGATGAGTTCGCCTCCGGCTACGAACTGGGCAACCGGATGATCGAGGAATTTGGTCTCAAGGAAGGGGACACGGTCTTCAACCCACGCGAAATTCCCGAGGCAAGCTTCGCCGTGGCGCGCGGCGGCGGCATCGAAAAGGCTATGGGGGAACACGGTATCACTGTTGAAACAGTGCGTGCCGGCCTGGACCCCGCAGAAGCTCAGAACATCATGGCACAGGCACTGATCGCCAATCCAAACATCAAGGCGGTGTTCGGCACTGGTTCGGTCACCTCCACTGTTGGGGCTGGCGCCATTCGCGACGCTGGGGTGGACGTACCGTTTGGCGGCTTTGATCTGGCGATCGAAATTGCAGACGCGGTGGAAACGGGCGCGATGTTCGCCACCATGGACCAGCAACCCTATCTCCAGGGCTACTACCCGATCGCCCAGATCGCCATGGCCAAGCGCTACGGTTTGACCCCGACAGATGTCGACACCGGACAGGGCGCGTTCCTGGACCAAGGCCGCATTGGCGCCGTCAAGCCACTGATCGGTACCTATCGCTAA
- a CDS encoding urea carboxylase-associated family protein encodes MDLGINEIAPRSGTAFELSAGQILTVIDPLGGQVADLLAISRADTAEMISSGRTLDYAESIYLTTGNMLYSNRSNVMLDIIEDTVGRHDFLLTPCSEATFRLCYDNEPPHQGCHGNLHHALMPYGIAEDAIPVAFNCFMNVPVDGVTGKFNVLPPLSKAGDFIRFQARMDLIIGLTACSAPASNGGSFKPIHYSIG; translated from the coding sequence ATGGACCTTGGCATCAACGAAATTGCGCCACGCTCAGGTACGGCCTTCGAGCTCAGCGCGGGGCAGATCCTGACCGTTATCGATCCGCTGGGGGGCCAGGTCGCGGACCTGTTGGCGATTTCCCGGGCCGATACTGCCGAGATGATCTCCTCGGGCCGCACCCTGGATTATGCCGAGAGCATCTATCTCACCACCGGCAATATGCTGTATTCGAACCGTTCCAACGTGATGCTCGACATCATCGAGGACACGGTCGGCCGGCACGATTTCCTGCTGACCCCGTGCAGCGAAGCAACCTTTCGCCTGTGTTACGACAATGAGCCACCCCACCAGGGCTGCCATGGCAATCTGCACCACGCGTTGATGCCCTATGGCATCGCCGAAGACGCTATTCCCGTGGCCTTTAATTGCTTCATGAACGTGCCGGTGGATGGGGTAACGGGCAAATTCAACGTGCTGCCCCCACTGAGCAAAGCGGGAGACTTCATCCGCTTCCAGGCCCGGATGGACCTCATCATCGGGCTCACAGCATGCTCGGCGCCGGCCAGCAATGGCGGCAGCTTCAAGCCAATTCATTATTCCATCGGCTGA